Proteins found in one Bacillus subtilis subsp. subtilis str. 168 genomic segment:
- the maeM gene encoding two-component response regulator for malate metabolism [MaeL] (Evidence 1a: Function from experimental evidences in the studied strain; PubMedId: 11717295, 12949159, 12949160, 22001508; Product type r: regulator), producing MINVLIVEDDPMVGELNKRYLSQIDGFQLKGIASSFQSALHILGEHHIDLILLDIYMPGKNGLELLTELRAQNEAVDVIVISAASELDVIKKTLRYGAVDYLIKPFEFERFQTALSDYRRKQKVYSTHRNMSQKELDAELFQKKEATEKVQLPKGLTKSTLKLIWSSIQSFENESFTTEDLAKHTEISQVSIRKYLKFLEDIQVLNVEMAYGTIGRPVFQYNVNNSNINGIKQYL from the coding sequence ATGATTAATGTACTAATAGTTGAAGATGACCCCATGGTGGGTGAATTAAATAAACGATACTTAAGCCAAATAGATGGCTTTCAGCTGAAAGGCATCGCTTCTTCCTTTCAAAGCGCTCTGCATATTTTAGGGGAGCACCATATTGACCTCATTTTGCTTGATATTTATATGCCGGGAAAAAACGGGCTGGAACTGCTGACGGAATTGAGAGCCCAAAATGAAGCGGTTGACGTGATTGTCATCTCAGCGGCCAGCGAGCTTGACGTGATCAAGAAAACACTTCGGTACGGAGCTGTTGATTATTTAATCAAACCGTTTGAATTTGAACGATTCCAAACGGCTCTGTCTGATTACAGACGAAAACAAAAGGTGTATTCAACCCATCGCAACATGAGCCAAAAAGAACTGGACGCCGAGCTTTTTCAAAAGAAAGAAGCAACAGAAAAAGTGCAGCTTCCTAAAGGCCTGACAAAAAGCACGCTGAAGCTGATCTGGTCCAGTATCCAGTCATTTGAAAATGAATCTTTTACGACAGAAGACTTGGCAAAGCACACAGAAATCTCTCAAGTATCCATACGAAAATACTTAAAGTTTCTTGAAGATATACAGGTTCTGAATGTAGAAATGGCGTACGGAACGATCGGAAGACCTGTGTTTCAGTACAACGTCAACAACAGTAACATTAACGGAATAAAGCAATATCTATAA
- the maeL gene encoding two-component sensor histidine kinase [MaeM] (Evidence 1a: Function from experimental evidences in the studied strain; PubMedId: 11717295, 12949159, 12949160, 22001508; Product type rc: receptor) has product MKKTLKLQTRLTIFVCIVVLIALLITFFTVGAQTTKRIRDQEKATALQTAEMVAEAPMTAAALESGKKQKELQSYTKRVQKITGTEFVVVMDMNGIRKTHPDPSKIGKKFRGGDESEVLKGHVHISTASGTLGKSQRAFVPVYAENGKQVGAVAVGITVNEIDEVISHSLRPLYFIICVSIFVGVIGAVIVARTVKNIMYGLEPYEIATLLEERSAMLESTKEGILAVDEHGKIKLANAEAKRLFVKMGINTNPIDQDVDDILPKSRLKKVIETKKPLQDRDVRINGLELVFNEVPIQLKGQTVGAIATFRDKTEVKHLAEQLSGVKMYANALRAQSHEFMNKLHVILGLVQLKEYDDLGDYIKDIAIQQKSETSEIINDVKSSVLAGFLLGKQSFIREQGANLDIECNGVIPNAADPSVIHELITIIGNLINNGLDAVADMPKKQITMSMRFHNSILDIEITDTGAGMSEEDQAKVFEQGYSTKGKNRGFGLYFTQQSIENLKGQMILTSEKNEGTTFSIRIPYEPKEENHD; this is encoded by the coding sequence ATGAAAAAAACATTAAAACTGCAAACCAGACTCACCATATTTGTTTGTATCGTTGTATTAATCGCATTGCTCATTACGTTTTTTACAGTCGGTGCCCAAACCACCAAACGAATTAGAGATCAGGAAAAGGCCACTGCGCTGCAGACTGCTGAAATGGTAGCTGAAGCGCCGATGACAGCCGCTGCTTTAGAAAGCGGAAAAAAACAAAAGGAACTGCAGAGCTACACAAAGCGGGTTCAGAAAATTACCGGCACGGAATTTGTTGTCGTCATGGATATGAACGGTATCCGCAAAACTCATCCTGACCCGAGCAAAATCGGAAAAAAATTCAGAGGCGGTGATGAGTCCGAGGTATTAAAAGGGCATGTCCATATCAGCACAGCCTCTGGCACGCTCGGGAAATCGCAGAGAGCGTTCGTCCCTGTCTACGCGGAGAATGGAAAACAGGTCGGTGCAGTCGCGGTCGGCATCACCGTAAATGAAATTGATGAAGTGATCAGCCATAGCTTACGGCCGCTTTACTTTATTATTTGCGTCAGCATCTTCGTCGGTGTGATCGGAGCCGTTATCGTCGCCCGTACAGTGAAAAATATCATGTACGGACTTGAACCTTATGAAATTGCGACTCTGCTTGAAGAACGGAGCGCGATGCTGGAATCGACGAAGGAAGGAATACTCGCTGTCGATGAACATGGCAAAATTAAACTTGCCAACGCGGAAGCAAAACGCCTATTCGTCAAAATGGGCATCAACACAAATCCCATTGATCAGGATGTAGATGACATCTTGCCGAAAAGCCGCTTGAAAAAGGTCATTGAGACAAAAAAACCTCTTCAAGACAGAGACGTCCGCATTAACGGGCTGGAGCTTGTGTTTAATGAAGTTCCTATCCAGCTGAAAGGACAAACTGTCGGAGCGATTGCAACATTCCGCGACAAGACCGAGGTAAAACATTTAGCTGAACAGCTTTCCGGTGTTAAAATGTATGCAAACGCACTGAGAGCGCAGTCTCATGAATTTATGAACAAACTGCATGTGATATTAGGTCTCGTCCAGCTGAAAGAGTATGATGATCTTGGAGATTATATTAAAGATATAGCCATACAGCAAAAATCAGAAACAAGTGAAATTATAAATGATGTCAAAAGCTCCGTACTGGCCGGTTTTCTGCTTGGAAAGCAAAGCTTTATACGTGAGCAGGGCGCAAATCTTGATATTGAATGCAACGGTGTCATCCCGAACGCGGCAGACCCTTCTGTCATCCATGAACTTATTACAATCATCGGAAATCTCATCAACAATGGCTTAGATGCCGTTGCCGATATGCCGAAAAAACAAATCACCATGTCCATGCGCTTCCATAACAGCATACTTGATATTGAAATTACCGATACTGGAGCAGGCATGTCTGAAGAAGACCAAGCCAAAGTATTTGAACAAGGCTATTCAACAAAGGGCAAAAACCGGGGATTCGGCCTTTATTTCACACAGCAAAGCATCGAAAATTTAAAAGGCCAAATGATCCTCACAAGCGAAAAGAATGAAGGAACGACATTCAGTATTCGCATCCCGTACGAACCGAAGGAGGAAAATCATGATTAA
- the nupQ gene encoding permease of ABC guanosine transporter (Evidence 1a: Function from experimental evidences in the studied strain; PubMedId: 15849754, 16850406, 21926227; Product type t: transporter) has translation MDIVQILSIIVPATLVYAAPLILTALGGVFSERSGVVNIGLEGLMIIGAFTSVLFNLFFGQELGAAAPWLSLLAAMAAGALFSLIHAAAAISFRADQTVSGVAINMLALGATLFIVKLIYGKAQTDKIPEPFYKTKIPGLGDIPVLGKIFFSDVYYTSILAIALAFISWFILFKTPFGLRIRSVGEHPMAADTMGINVYKMRYIGVMISGLFGGLGGGVYASTIALDFTHSTISGQGFIALAALVFGKWHPIGALGAALFFGFAQSLSIIGSLLPLFKDIPNVYMLMAPYILTILALTGFIGRADAPKANGVPYIKGKR, from the coding sequence GTGGACATTGTGCAGATTTTATCTATCATTGTCCCTGCCACACTCGTCTATGCGGCCCCGCTTATTTTAACTGCTCTCGGCGGCGTGTTTTCCGAGAGATCAGGTGTGGTGAATATCGGCCTAGAAGGCCTCATGATTATCGGGGCGTTCACCAGCGTGTTATTTAATTTATTTTTTGGTCAGGAATTAGGTGCCGCCGCACCTTGGCTTTCGCTCCTTGCCGCCATGGCAGCAGGCGCCCTGTTTTCACTGATTCACGCGGCAGCGGCGATTTCGTTTCGCGCCGACCAGACAGTCAGCGGTGTCGCCATTAACATGCTGGCGCTTGGGGCAACTTTATTTATCGTCAAACTGATCTACGGCAAAGCGCAGACAGACAAAATTCCAGAGCCTTTTTATAAGACGAAAATCCCCGGTTTGGGCGATATTCCCGTCTTGGGAAAGATCTTCTTTTCGGATGTCTATTATACGTCTATTCTTGCAATAGCACTTGCCTTTATTTCCTGGTTTATCTTGTTCAAAACGCCGTTCGGCCTTCGTATCCGTTCTGTCGGCGAGCATCCGATGGCGGCCGATACGATGGGAATCAACGTATATAAAATGCGCTACATCGGCGTGATGATCAGCGGATTGTTCGGCGGTCTCGGCGGCGGCGTATATGCCTCCACAATTGCGCTTGATTTCACGCACTCTACCATCTCCGGGCAAGGTTTTATCGCCCTGGCAGCGCTTGTATTCGGAAAATGGCATCCGATCGGAGCACTGGGGGCCGCCCTGTTTTTCGGATTCGCCCAAAGCTTAAGCATCATTGGATCGCTGCTCCCTCTTTTTAAAGACATACCAAATGTGTATATGCTGATGGCTCCTTATATCTTAACGATTCTCGCTTTAACCGGCTTTATCGGGCGGGCAGATGCGCCAAAAGCCAATGGCGTGCCTTATATTAAAGGAAAAAGATAA
- the yufS gene encoding putative bacteriocin (Evidence 3: Putative function from multiple computational evidences; PubMedId: 16845009; Product type f: factor), producing MKTKVVMCSGLFCSVFAGAFMLNQYDGRSGVAACDEWELYLLEHHLSARMSETESKDLPFGPREYIRIVNK from the coding sequence GTGAAAACAAAAGTCGTGATGTGCTCAGGTTTATTCTGCTCAGTATTTGCAGGGGCATTCATGTTGAATCAATATGACGGGCGCAGCGGTGTGGCGGCTTGTGATGAGTGGGAGCTGTATTTACTGGAGCACCACCTGTCAGCCAGAATGAGTGAGACGGAATCAAAGGATCTGCCGTTTGGTCCCCGAGAGTATATTCGGATTGTGAATAAATAA
- the yuxK gene encoding putative thiol-disulfide oxidoreductase (Evidence 3: Putative function from multiple computational evidences; PubMedId: 26335199; Product type e: enzyme): protein MTSEQIPNRVLLFDGVCNLCNGAVQFIIKRDPDGLISFTSLQSETGQSLLKKSGLPTDRFDSFVFIEDGQVYTKSTAAIKVFRHLRGPWRLFVLFFAVPKPVRDMVYSFIAKNRYKWFGKKNECMLPSPSIKKRFLP, encoded by the coding sequence GTGACTTCAGAACAAATTCCAAATCGCGTTTTGCTGTTTGACGGTGTCTGCAATTTATGCAATGGCGCCGTGCAGTTTATCATTAAACGTGATCCGGACGGATTGATTTCTTTCACATCGCTGCAGTCGGAAACAGGACAGAGCCTGCTGAAAAAAAGCGGGCTTCCGACTGATCGGTTTGACAGCTTTGTCTTTATTGAAGACGGCCAAGTGTACACAAAGTCAACTGCAGCCATTAAGGTTTTCAGGCATCTGCGAGGCCCATGGCGGCTCTTCGTCCTTTTTTTCGCAGTGCCGAAGCCTGTCAGAGATATGGTCTATTCTTTCATTGCCAAAAACCGCTATAAGTGGTTTGGCAAAAAAAATGAATGTATGCTCCCCTCCCCTTCCATTAAAAAAAGATTTTTACCGTAA
- the nupN gene encoding lipoprotein involved in guanosine transport (Evidence 1a: Function from experimental evidences in the studied strain; PubMedId: 21926227, 22720735; Product type lp: lipoprotein) produces the protein MNKRKIGLAMSLVIAAGTILGACGNSEKSSGSGEGKNKFSVAMVTDVGGVDDKSFNQSAWEGIQAFGKENGLKKGKNGYDYLQSKSDADYTTNLNKLARENFDLIYGVGYLMEDSISEIADQRKNTNFAIIDAVVDKDNVASITFKEQEGSFLVGVAAALSSKSGKIGFVGGMESELIKKFEVGFRAGVQAVNPKAVVEVKYAGGFDKADVGKATAESMYKSGVDVIYHSAGATGTGVFTEAKNLKKEDPKRDVWVIGVDKDQYAEGQVEGTDDNVTLTSMVKKVDTVVEDVTKKASDGKFPGGETLTYGLDQDGVGISPSKQNLSDDVIKAVDKWKKKIIDGLEIPATEKELKTFKAE, from the coding sequence TTGAATAAACGAAAAATCGGATTGGCGATGTCACTTGTGATCGCAGCAGGCACCATATTAGGAGCATGCGGAAACAGCGAAAAAAGCAGCGGCTCAGGCGAAGGCAAAAACAAATTCAGTGTGGCGATGGTTACTGACGTAGGCGGAGTGGATGACAAATCCTTCAACCAATCAGCCTGGGAAGGCATCCAAGCCTTTGGGAAAGAGAATGGGCTGAAAAAAGGCAAAAACGGTTACGACTATCTTCAATCCAAATCTGATGCAGACTATACAACGAACTTAAATAAATTGGCGCGTGAGAATTTTGACTTAATTTACGGCGTCGGCTACTTAATGGAGGATTCAATCAGCGAAATTGCTGACCAGCGTAAAAATACAAACTTTGCGATTATAGATGCTGTTGTCGATAAAGACAACGTCGCAAGTATTACGTTTAAAGAGCAGGAAGGCTCATTTCTCGTCGGAGTGGCCGCAGCCCTATCAAGCAAATCAGGAAAAATCGGCTTTGTAGGCGGCATGGAATCAGAGTTGATCAAAAAATTCGAGGTCGGCTTCCGTGCCGGCGTGCAAGCAGTTAACCCTAAAGCCGTTGTAGAAGTGAAATACGCAGGGGGTTTCGATAAAGCCGATGTCGGTAAAGCAACCGCCGAAAGCATGTATAAATCAGGCGTAGATGTTATTTATCACTCTGCGGGCGCCACTGGCACAGGCGTCTTTACTGAAGCGAAAAACCTGAAAAAAGAAGATCCAAAACGCGATGTCTGGGTCATCGGTGTCGATAAAGACCAATACGCAGAAGGCCAGGTAGAAGGAACAGATGATAACGTCACCCTCACTTCCATGGTGAAAAAAGTAGATACAGTCGTTGAAGATGTAACGAAAAAAGCGAGTGACGGAAAGTTCCCGGGCGGCGAAACACTTACCTACGGGCTTGATCAAGACGGAGTCGGCATTTCTCCATCTAAACAAAATCTATCGGATGATGTGATCAAAGCGGTCGATAAATGGAAGAAAAAAATCATCGACGGATTGGAAATCCCGGCAACTGAGAAAGAGCTGAAAACCTTCAAAGCTGAATAA
- the nupO gene encoding guanosine ABC transporter (ATP-binding protein) (Evidence 1a: Function from experimental evidences in the studied strain; PubMedId: 21926227, 25875741; Product type t: transporter), giving the protein MEYVIEMLNIRKAFPGIVANDNINLQVKKGEIHALLGENGAGKSTLMNVLFGLYQPERGEIRVRGEKVHINSPNKANDLGIGMVHQHFMLVDTFTVAENIILGKEPKKFGRIDRKRAGQEVQDISDRYGLQIHPEAKAADISVGMQQRAEILKTLYRGADILIFDEPTAVLTPHEIKELMQIMKNLVKEGKSIILITHKLKEIMEICDRVTVIRKGKGIKTLDVRDTNQDELASLMVGREVSFKTEKRAAQPGAEVLAIDGITVKDTRGIETVRDLSLSVKAGEIVGIAGVDGNGQSELIEAVTGLRKTDSGTITLNGKQIQNLTPRKITESGIGHIPQDRHKHGLVLDFPIGENILLQSYYKKPYSALGVLHKGEMYKKARSLITEYDVRTPDEYTHARALSGGNQQKAIIGREIDRNPDLLIAAQPTRGLDVGAIEFVHKKLIEQRDAGKAVLLLSFELEEIMNLSDRIAVIFEGRIIASVNPQETTEQELGLLMAGSTQKEAGKANG; this is encoded by the coding sequence ATGGAATATGTCATTGAAATGCTCAATATCCGCAAGGCGTTTCCAGGTATCGTCGCCAATGACAATATCAATCTTCAAGTCAAAAAAGGCGAAATACACGCGTTGCTCGGTGAAAACGGAGCGGGGAAATCAACATTGATGAATGTCCTTTTCGGGCTGTATCAGCCGGAGCGGGGTGAAATTCGGGTGCGCGGCGAGAAGGTGCACATCAACAGCCCGAACAAAGCGAATGACCTTGGAATTGGAATGGTGCACCAGCACTTTATGCTTGTTGACACCTTTACAGTTGCTGAAAATATTATTCTCGGGAAGGAGCCAAAGAAGTTTGGCAGAATTGACCGGAAGCGTGCTGGCCAAGAGGTGCAGGACATTTCCGATCGATACGGCCTGCAGATCCATCCTGAAGCAAAAGCAGCTGACATATCAGTCGGTATGCAGCAGCGCGCAGAAATATTAAAAACCCTCTACCGCGGTGCCGACATTCTGATTTTTGATGAACCGACGGCTGTTTTGACGCCTCATGAAATTAAGGAACTGATGCAAATTATGAAGAACCTGGTCAAAGAAGGGAAGTCCATCATCTTAATCACCCATAAGCTGAAAGAGATTATGGAGATTTGTGACCGCGTTACGGTTATCCGTAAAGGAAAAGGCATCAAAACCCTTGATGTCCGTGATACAAACCAAGACGAACTCGCCAGTCTAATGGTCGGCCGTGAGGTATCGTTCAAAACTGAAAAGAGAGCTGCTCAGCCGGGAGCGGAAGTGCTTGCGATTGACGGCATAACTGTAAAGGATACCCGCGGAATAGAGACAGTCAGAGATTTGTCTCTTTCTGTCAAAGCGGGAGAAATAGTCGGCATAGCAGGCGTCGACGGAAACGGGCAATCTGAGCTGATCGAAGCGGTGACAGGACTCCGCAAAACAGATTCAGGAACAATCACCTTAAACGGAAAACAGATCCAAAACCTGACGCCAAGAAAAATCACTGAATCCGGGATCGGGCATATTCCTCAGGATCGCCATAAACACGGTCTCGTCCTTGATTTTCCAATCGGAGAGAATATCCTGCTGCAAAGCTATTACAAAAAGCCGTATTCAGCATTGGGCGTTTTACATAAAGGCGAAATGTACAAAAAAGCACGCAGCCTGATCACTGAGTACGATGTCAGAACGCCGGATGAATATACACACGCTCGGGCATTGTCAGGCGGAAACCAGCAAAAAGCGATTATCGGGCGGGAAATAGACCGAAATCCTGATTTATTAATTGCCGCCCAGCCGACTCGCGGCCTTGATGTCGGAGCGATTGAATTTGTCCATAAAAAGCTCATTGAGCAGCGTGATGCCGGGAAAGCCGTTCTTCTCCTCTCGTTTGAGCTTGAAGAAATTATGAATCTCAGTGACAGAATCGCCGTTATTTTTGAAGGACGCATTATCGCCAGCGTTAATCCGCAGGAAACCACTGAACAGGAGCTTGGTCTCTTGATGGCAGGAAGCACGCAAAAGGAAGCGGGGAAAGCAAATGGTTAA
- the nupP gene encoding permease of ABC guanosine transporter (Evidence 1a: Function from experimental evidences in the studied strain; PubMedId: 15849754, 16850406, 21926227; Product type t: transporter) has product MVKRLSHLLVPLIAIILGLAAGALIMLVSGYSVASGYSALWNGIFGEIYYVGETIRQITPYILSGLAVAFAFRTGLFNIGVEGQLLVGWTAAVWVGTAFDGPAYIHLPLALITAAAAGGLWGFIPGILKARFYVHEVIVTIMMNYIALHMTNYIISNVLTDHQDKTGKIHESASLRSPFLEQITDYSRLHLGIIVALLAAVIMWFIINKSTKGFELRAVGFNQHASQYAGMSVRKNIMTSMLISGAFAGLAGAMEGLGTFEYAAVKGAFTGVGFDGIAVALLGGNTAVGVVLAACLLGGLKIGALNMPIESGVPSEVVDIVIAIIILFVASSYAIRFVMGKLKKKGAN; this is encoded by the coding sequence ATGGTTAAACGACTCTCTCATTTACTCGTGCCGCTCATCGCAATCATACTTGGTCTTGCGGCCGGCGCGTTGATTATGCTTGTGAGCGGCTACAGTGTGGCTAGCGGATATTCGGCTTTGTGGAATGGGATATTCGGAGAAATCTATTATGTCGGAGAAACAATCCGGCAAATTACGCCTTATATTTTATCCGGATTGGCTGTCGCCTTTGCATTCCGAACCGGACTCTTTAATATCGGCGTCGAGGGACAGCTGCTCGTCGGCTGGACAGCAGCGGTTTGGGTCGGTACGGCGTTTGACGGACCGGCATATATTCACTTGCCGCTCGCATTGATTACAGCGGCAGCTGCAGGAGGATTATGGGGGTTTATTCCCGGCATTTTGAAAGCGCGATTTTACGTTCATGAAGTCATTGTCACCATTATGATGAATTATATCGCGCTGCACATGACCAATTACATCATTTCAAACGTCTTGACAGATCATCAGGACAAGACGGGGAAAATTCACGAATCCGCCTCCCTCCGCTCTCCTTTTCTTGAACAGATCACCGATTACTCACGGCTGCATTTGGGAATCATCGTTGCCCTTCTCGCAGCAGTTATCATGTGGTTTATCATCAACAAATCTACAAAAGGATTTGAGCTCCGGGCGGTCGGGTTTAACCAGCACGCTTCCCAGTATGCCGGCATGAGCGTGCGGAAGAATATCATGACCTCCATGCTTATCTCCGGCGCTTTTGCAGGTCTTGCCGGAGCCATGGAGGGCCTAGGGACATTCGAATACGCAGCAGTGAAAGGCGCATTTACCGGCGTAGGCTTTGACGGTATCGCTGTCGCTCTTCTCGGGGGAAACACAGCCGTAGGCGTTGTACTGGCAGCATGCCTGCTTGGCGGGCTGAAAATCGGCGCATTAAATATGCCGATTGAATCAGGCGTTCCATCAGAGGTCGTTGATATTGTGATTGCCATTATTATTCTATTTGTGGCTTCAAGCTATGCGATTCGTTTCGTCATGGGCAAATTGAAGAAAAAGGGGGCGAACTAA
- the yufK gene encoding putative integral membrane protein (Evidence 3: Putative function from multiple computational evidences; PubMedId: 15849754, 16850406; Product type m: membrane component), with amino-acid sequence MKNTYLTGYFPLIAILLFSSSLSISTSLYALKMLSSFGMYDGMLDYFSEKGIRLALFAAFALLYFMVLSALKLIANTVTELSLLFFANDPEGNNLKKLRMGSMIYLGGGILSFVLLQNVIWIVIWFAVVTLAYFVFTVYRIYSTLSLMSLVGFILLELLFWFTFVIGILFIFIKLYNSIMASLPV; translated from the coding sequence ATGAAAAATACTTATTTGACAGGATATTTTCCGCTGATTGCGATCCTGCTTTTTAGTTCGTCCTTATCCATCTCAACTTCACTTTATGCGTTGAAGATGCTGTCTTCATTTGGAATGTATGATGGAATGCTCGATTATTTTTCAGAGAAAGGAATCAGGCTTGCGTTATTTGCTGCCTTTGCACTTTTATATTTTATGGTTCTGTCCGCTCTGAAATTAATTGCAAATACCGTGACCGAGCTGTCATTGCTGTTTTTTGCTAATGATCCGGAAGGGAACAACCTGAAAAAACTCAGAATGGGTTCCATGATTTATTTGGGCGGCGGGATTTTATCCTTTGTGCTCTTGCAAAATGTCATTTGGATTGTGATCTGGTTTGCGGTCGTCACGCTCGCTTACTTTGTGTTTACCGTATACCGGATTTATTCGACGCTTTCTCTCATGTCATTAGTTGGATTCATTCTATTGGAACTGCTGTTTTGGTTTACCTTTGTTATCGGTATTCTGTTCATATTTATCAAGCTTTATAATAGCATAATGGCTAGCTTACCTGTGTAA
- the maeN gene encoding Na+/malate symporter (Evidence 1a: Function from experimental evidences in the studied strain; PubMedId: 11004162, 12949159, 15849754, 16850406, 17183219, 19087206, 19114526, 20011599; Product type t: transporter) produces the protein MGAIPKTGTISPEQKDSQEKNLFQKIWSWEIGVIPLPLYTVLAVIIILAAYYNELPANMLGGFAIIMILGVFLGDIGQRIPILKDIGGPAILSLFVPSFLVFYNVLNSTSLDAVTNLMKTSNFLYFYIACLVVGSILGMNRIVLIQGFIRMFVPLVAGTIAAVAAGILVGFIFGYSAYDSFFFVVVPIIAGGIGEGILPLSIAYSQILGSSADVFVSQLVPAAIIGNVFAIICAALMKKLGDKRPDLNGNGRLVKSKKANEIFNQKEAEAKIDFKLMGAGVLLACTFFIFGGLLEKFIFIPGAILMIISAAAVKYANILPKKMEEGAYQLYKFISSSFTWPLMVGLGILFIPLDDVASVISIPFVIICISVVIAMIGSGYFVGKLMNMYPVESAIVTCCHSGLGGTGDVAILSASGRMGLMPFAQISTRLGGAGTVICATVLLRFFTS, from the coding sequence ATGGGAGCAATTCCAAAAACGGGGACAATTTCACCTGAGCAAAAAGACTCACAGGAGAAAAACCTGTTTCAAAAAATTTGGTCTTGGGAAATCGGTGTGATTCCTTTGCCATTATACACAGTATTAGCTGTTATTATTATTCTTGCAGCATATTACAATGAGCTGCCGGCAAATATGCTTGGCGGGTTTGCCATCATTATGATTCTTGGTGTGTTTCTCGGAGACATAGGCCAACGCATACCGATATTGAAGGATATTGGCGGCCCTGCTATTTTATCTTTGTTTGTTCCTTCATTTTTAGTCTTTTACAATGTACTGAATTCAACATCTTTAGACGCTGTAACCAACTTGATGAAAACGTCTAACTTCCTTTATTTCTATATCGCTTGCCTTGTTGTGGGAAGTATCCTCGGTATGAACAGAATTGTTTTAATACAGGGGTTTATCAGAATGTTCGTTCCACTGGTTGCAGGAACGATCGCGGCCGTTGCAGCCGGCATCCTTGTCGGATTTATTTTTGGCTATAGTGCCTATGATTCCTTTTTCTTTGTTGTTGTCCCGATTATTGCCGGGGGAATAGGTGAAGGGATTTTGCCGCTTTCAATCGCCTATTCACAAATACTGGGCTCATCCGCCGATGTATTTGTGTCTCAGCTGGTGCCAGCCGCAATTATAGGAAACGTTTTTGCTATCATATGTGCAGCCTTAATGAAAAAGCTTGGCGACAAGCGTCCAGATCTAAATGGGAACGGACGTCTCGTAAAATCTAAAAAAGCAAATGAGATTTTCAATCAAAAAGAAGCCGAAGCAAAAATTGATTTTAAACTAATGGGAGCAGGAGTTCTGCTCGCGTGTACATTCTTTATTTTTGGCGGGTTATTGGAGAAATTCATCTTCATCCCGGGCGCGATCTTAATGATTATTTCAGCTGCGGCTGTCAAGTATGCAAATATTCTTCCGAAAAAAATGGAAGAAGGCGCTTACCAGCTTTATAAGTTTATTTCTTCAAGCTTTACATGGCCGCTGATGGTCGGTCTCGGCATCCTCTTTATTCCGTTGGATGACGTAGCGTCTGTGATTTCTATACCGTTTGTCATCATCTGTATTTCAGTTGTTATCGCGATGATTGGTTCTGGATATTTCGTAGGCAAGCTGATGAACATGTATCCGGTTGAATCCGCAATCGTTACCTGCTGCCACAGCGGTCTCGGCGGAACGGGTGATGTTGCCATTTTATCGGCATCAGGAAGAATGGGCCTTATGCCGTTTGCCCAAATTTCAACCCGTCTCGGCGGTGCAGGCACAGTTATTTGCGCGACAGTGCTGCTTCGTTTTTTCACTTCATAA